One genomic region from Phycisphaerae bacterium encodes:
- a CDS encoding lactate utilization protein produces MSECTQEAFLATVRRAASFVHGEQVKLPADTETTRVIKPGNDVIDIFMKRLDEAKIHAHRVASQTALPDKIVEILAEAGAKSALLPAEDTPGREAIIARLQEKGIALANPDQPDAAFEADAGITGVTLAVAETASICLPSGGQHRRLASLAVPTHIGIVGVDQIVPDLLDFAARWPAHAPSNMVLVSAPSKTADIELALVMGVHGPKLEYVVVVG; encoded by the coding sequence ATGTCCGAATGCACACAGGAAGCGTTCCTGGCGACAGTCCGCAGGGCCGCCTCCTTCGTCCACGGCGAACAGGTCAAGTTGCCTGCGGACACGGAGACCACCCGGGTCATCAAGCCGGGCAATGATGTGATTGACATCTTCATGAAGCGCCTGGACGAGGCCAAGATCCACGCCCACCGCGTGGCCAGCCAGACCGCCCTTCCGGACAAGATCGTCGAGATCCTGGCGGAAGCCGGGGCCAAGAGCGCCCTCCTCCCGGCCGAGGACACTCCCGGCCGCGAGGCCATCATCGCCCGCTTGCAGGAGAAGGGAATCGCCCTGGCGAATCCTGACCAACCGGATGCGGCCTTCGAAGCCGACGCAGGCATCACCGGCGTGACCCTGGCGGTGGCCGAGACCGCGTCGATCTGCCTCCCGAGCGGCGGCCAGCACCGACGGCTCGCCAGCCTGGCGGTGCCCACCCACATCGGCATCGTCGGCGTGGATCAGATCGTGCCCGATCTGCTCGATTTCGCCGCCCGATGGCCGGCCCACGCCCCGTCCAACATGGTGCTCGTCTCGGCGCCCAGCAAAACAGCCGATATCGAGCTCGCCCTGGTCATGGGCGTACACGGCCCCAAGCTGGAATACGTCGTCGTCGTG
- a CDS encoding iron-sulfur cluster-binding protein, with product MGEPQLTKHAVRTDFKKSAALALANARLGAAMNAATLRQDTGRRAIMPELGDPLAVRELAKAIKNHTLQNLDQYLAQLADNVRKNGGVVHFAQTAEQAREIICDIARKARIKTIVKAKSMASEEIELNDALEAAGFDVAETDLGEYILQLAAEKPSHIVTPVLHKTREDIGQLFHEKLGIEYTGDPPTLTAAARKVLREKFRNADMGITGANFGVAETGTICIVTNEGNGRFCSSRPRVVVSLMGMEKVIPRMRDLPVFLKLLAKSATGQRITCYTSLMSGPRRPGDFDGPEEYHLVIMDRGRSEILGGEFRDALRCIRCGACLNACPVYRKLGGHAYQSVYPGPIGKVITPLLDGVIDYEQLPLASSLCGACLEACPVRIDLPTLLLQHRDLINRRNRMPFVWKWGFKGWRIAMQSRFIYSWGSWFGRLFLSVTAKDGWVSRLFGPGAGWTDHRDFPLMAAKPFHRRWATIQQNVNEEGKP from the coding sequence GTGGGCGAGCCTCAACTGACCAAGCACGCGGTGAGAACCGATTTCAAGAAGAGCGCCGCGCTGGCCCTGGCCAACGCGCGATTGGGCGCGGCCATGAACGCCGCAACCCTCCGGCAGGACACCGGGCGGCGGGCGATCATGCCCGAACTGGGTGATCCGCTGGCGGTGCGCGAACTCGCCAAGGCAATCAAAAACCACACCCTGCAGAACCTCGACCAATACCTTGCGCAGCTGGCCGACAACGTCCGCAAGAACGGGGGCGTGGTCCACTTCGCGCAGACCGCTGAACAGGCCCGCGAGATCATCTGCGACATCGCCCGCAAGGCCAGGATCAAGACCATCGTCAAGGCCAAATCCATGGCTTCCGAGGAGATCGAGCTCAACGACGCCCTCGAGGCGGCCGGCTTCGACGTCGCCGAAACCGATCTGGGCGAGTACATCCTGCAGCTGGCCGCCGAGAAACCTTCCCACATCGTGACCCCGGTCTTGCACAAGACCCGGGAGGACATCGGCCAGCTGTTCCACGAGAAGCTCGGGATCGAGTATACCGGCGACCCGCCCACCCTGACCGCCGCCGCGCGCAAGGTCCTCCGCGAGAAGTTCAGAAACGCCGACATGGGCATTACCGGGGCGAACTTCGGGGTAGCGGAGACAGGGACCATCTGCATCGTGACCAACGAGGGCAACGGGCGGTTCTGCTCGTCGCGCCCGCGGGTCGTCGTCTCCCTCATGGGCATGGAGAAGGTGATTCCGCGAATGAGAGACCTCCCCGTGTTCCTCAAGCTACTGGCCAAGAGCGCCACCGGCCAGCGGATCACCTGCTACACCAGCCTGATGAGCGGCCCCAGGCGGCCGGGCGACTTCGACGGCCCGGAGGAGTATCACCTGGTCATCATGGACCGCGGCCGCTCCGAAATCCTGGGCGGCGAGTTCCGGGATGCCTTGCGGTGCATCCGCTGCGGGGCCTGCCTCAACGCGTGCCCGGTGTATCGCAAGCTCGGCGGACACGCCTACCAAAGCGTCTACCCGGGCCCCATCGGCAAGGTGATCACCCCCCTGCTCGACGGCGTGATCGACTACGAGCAGTTGCCGCTGGCCTCAAGTCTGTGCGGCGCGTGCCTGGAAGCGTGCCCGGTGCGAATCGACCTGCCGACCCTGCTTCTGCAGCACCGCGACCTAATCAATCGGCGGAATCGCATGCCCTTCGTCTGGAAGTGGGGATTCAAAGGCTGGCGAATCGCCATGCAGTCGCGGTTCATCTACTCCTGGGGCTCCTGGTTCGGACGGCTGTTCCTGAGCGTCACCGCCAAGGACGGCTGGGTCTCAAGACTATTCGGCCCCGGCGCGGGATGGACCGACCACCGCGATTTCCCGCTGATGGCCGCCAAGCCATTTCACAGGCGATGGGCGACCATTCAGCAGAACGTCAACGAGGAGGGCAAGCCCTGA
- a CDS encoding (Fe-S)-binding protein yields MRVSLFATCLGDLFYPDIPECVVRILNRLGHRIDFPEEQTCCGQPALNSGFMDDFKAVAARMIRIFENAQVIVTPSGSCCSIVREYYPHAFRDDPTMHAKAVAMAGKTFELVEFLQKKLKVDWKPWNLSYSGSATYHYSCHHRGIDMSPEDVIGLIKEFRGLDFRLLEKMEQCCGFGGTFSVKFGDISGAMVRDKIACIKATGADLLICNDGGCTMNIIGACRREGVHIEAKHIAQMLDEAMRNGKSR; encoded by the coding sequence ATGCGCGTGTCTCTTTTTGCGACCTGTCTCGGCGATCTGTTCTACCCTGATATCCCCGAGTGCGTGGTCCGCATTCTCAACCGCCTCGGCCATCGGATCGACTTCCCCGAAGAACAGACCTGCTGCGGCCAGCCAGCCCTGAACAGCGGCTTCATGGACGACTTCAAGGCCGTTGCGGCCCGGATGATCCGGATCTTCGAGAACGCCCAAGTGATCGTGACGCCATCGGGATCCTGCTGCTCGATCGTCCGCGAGTACTACCCGCACGCATTCCGAGACGATCCGACCATGCACGCCAAGGCGGTCGCCATGGCCGGCAAGACCTTTGAGCTGGTCGAGTTCCTGCAGAAGAAGCTGAAAGTGGATTGGAAGCCGTGGAACCTGTCCTACTCCGGCTCGGCGACCTATCACTACAGTTGCCACCATCGCGGCATCGACATGTCCCCGGAGGATGTGATCGGCCTGATCAAGGAGTTTCGCGGGCTGGACTTCCGCCTGCTGGAGAAAATGGAGCAGTGCTGCGGCTTTGGGGGGACATTCTCTGTCAAGTTCGGCGATATCTCCGGGGCCATGGTCCGCGACAAGATCGCCTGCATCAAGGCCACCGGAGCCGACCTGCTCATATGTAACGACGGCGGCTGCACGATGAACATCATCGGGGCCTGCCGCCGCGAGGGTGTTCACATCGAAGCCAAGCACATCGCCCAGATGCTGGACGAGGCGATGAGGAACGGCAAGAGCCGCTAG
- a CDS encoding TIM barrel protein: MLDRLEQFGRDPKAILSRLKSLEIETPSWGYADTGTRFGKFHQAAAARSIQEKLDDAGQVHKLTGICPSVAVHVLWDFPHGADAKVTEHARKAGVRIGAMNPNVFQSQCYKYGSFGNRDPEVRRKAVKHCLDSVKLGKDLGSEYLSLWFADGTNYPGQDDIRVRKKRFTDALKEVHKAMPSNMIMLVEYKPFEPAFYHTDIADWGMACLLARAAGPQARVLVDTGHHYLAQNIEQIVAWLIDENMLGGFHFNDRRYADDDLTMGSIDPYQVFRIFHEIIAAEEERGQTLKIAYMVDQSHNLKPKIEAMIQTVTTAHELFAKALLVDRKKLRNAQAKDDLVLAEETLRAGFFTDTRPLIGYVREQMGIEADALAAYRASGYEARVAKERKEKYGAPTEASFA; the protein is encoded by the coding sequence ATGCTGGACCGGCTCGAGCAGTTCGGTCGAGACCCCAAGGCCATCCTGAGCCGTCTCAAATCGCTCGAAATCGAGACCCCTTCCTGGGGCTATGCCGATACCGGCACACGCTTCGGGAAGTTCCACCAGGCGGCCGCCGCCCGGTCCATCCAGGAGAAGCTCGACGACGCCGGTCAGGTCCACAAGCTGACCGGGATCTGCCCAAGCGTGGCCGTTCACGTCCTCTGGGATTTTCCCCACGGGGCGGATGCCAAGGTCACCGAGCACGCCAGGAAAGCCGGCGTTCGCATCGGGGCAATGAACCCCAACGTGTTCCAATCCCAGTGCTACAAGTACGGCAGCTTCGGCAACCGAGACCCGGAAGTCCGCCGCAAGGCGGTCAAGCACTGCCTCGATTCGGTCAAGTTGGGCAAGGACCTCGGCAGCGAGTACCTCTCGCTGTGGTTCGCCGATGGCACCAACTACCCCGGCCAGGACGACATCCGGGTTCGCAAGAAGCGCTTTACGGACGCCCTGAAGGAAGTCCACAAGGCCATGCCGTCGAACATGATCATGCTGGTCGAGTACAAGCCATTCGAGCCAGCCTTCTACCATACCGATATCGCCGACTGGGGCATGGCCTGCCTTCTGGCCAGAGCCGCTGGTCCGCAGGCCCGGGTCCTGGTCGACACCGGACATCATTACCTCGCCCAGAACATCGAGCAGATCGTCGCCTGGCTGATCGACGAGAACATGCTCGGCGGCTTCCATTTCAACGACCGGCGCTACGCTGACGACGACCTGACCATGGGCAGCATCGACCCCTACCAGGTCTTTCGCATCTTCCATGAGATCATTGCCGCCGAGGAGGAGCGGGGCCAGACACTGAAGATTGCCTACATGGTCGATCAGTCGCACAATCTCAAGCCGAAGATCGAGGCCATGATCCAGACGGTCACAACCGCGCACGAGTTGTTTGCCAAGGCTCTCCTCGTAGACCGTAAGAAGCTGCGCAACGCCCAGGCCAAGGACGACCTGGTCCTGGCGGAGGAGACCCTCCGCGCGGGCTTCTTCACCGACACGCGGCCGCTGATCGGCTACGTGCGTGAGCAGATGGGCATCGAAGCCGACGCCCTGGCCGCCTACCGGGCCAGCGGCTACGAGGCCCGCGTCGCCAAGGAACGAAAGGAGAAATACGGCGCCCCAACCGAAGCCAGCTTCGCCTGA
- a CDS encoding mechanosensitive ion channel → MDERMKIGRLLLGAVLGLGCPGALLRAEVGSRGQTEGGFLIAGQSVASQSASSPGTGSASQPAEAESDESGSGSAATALAPRILPAPATDADIVKRLQLVQEEMDRFNIATQPASMPASSPAEEAARKADPKYALAQVLRQYYTELKDWQKTRARIAWLKGAENLAKLSADLDLWEKQRQNYVALNAGDIGYVWDSRVGEIEKRCTEEAAKLQDLTALQASREQQLLSLVKQRPENEKAIKETLDALRLFTADLPAQFTQLKTESEREPLLMRKRALEWEHNLRLLRAVVFPDQSTAAEVARQQGGDRIAALTKYLSALRQYQTRLSDVRAKSNVAFASEQLARPDLSPHMKINWGVRLAIAQTVADFQKIEATVRELIPMAEIDRLEQRIQRGQAYLNLTMESLDRRSGESILDLYRRVNVYLVRFQDSLKNMRSDQDRLYDQMRMAQDRRDQLMERVLKGREALEERVKSLKPEEVVSVREAQANLTDDLNAVLKTKIDPLMAEMENHRDRLKKAIPMLDQCVTHIQRERAKMYRTYLLARGRSLLWPDSAKLSEEWRSILSREGKTIEEAVTKQRELVREWRTVTRAGWCGAAALLVLTGCLAWRSRGRLLNWSQHKEETLLARMAVPASEGHPLSASFLAVKRFEVQAARALARTAAAWPLAILLLFLAEINLGRNALLPVASVLSTALLAIIAFATVTALFDAHRPQTRLVQCDDRVAAYHRRWLRVSLVTALVVLPVPILLRVSSLFPLIASLWWDGSVLLLLTMLFIYLVRRDFFFPPRTASPDASVSWLLPLYRGLFPLAPATVALVIAGMLAGYAAFVDYVLLGLGLTALILLATRVIRRFLAGWLAEVASPEAEGVRASAWQRVWTIHPLLPPIMQVMQLGVLLLALVAVLAVWGITPLDVNTLLNYPLLQTAKGTITLWRLVAAVCVVVVGLFISRTVRAFLEREVFPQTRTVDRGTQAAIMALLHYSIIALSCYVALNVAMVDLGGLTILLGTLGLGLGLGLQPLFVNFISGLMILFERQIKVGDLVEVNGQPGEVVSISMRSTRIRSFDNIDFVIPNGDFITGQVVNWTLSDPRMRAKIDVGVAYGTDVELVRRLLLDLANRNPFVLAAPAPEVWFKNFGESSLDFVLVCWFADPKSRGVFMSQIRFEIDRVFREHHIEIPFPQRSISFSGGRPIPVEVVAPPQMECEGRGPPPSSHDPSNK, encoded by the coding sequence ATGGATGAGAGAATGAAGATCGGCCGGCTGCTCCTCGGGGCTGTTCTCGGCCTTGGTTGTCCGGGCGCGCTCTTGCGTGCCGAGGTGGGGTCTAGGGGGCAGACCGAGGGGGGGTTCCTGATTGCGGGCCAGTCGGTCGCATCACAGAGCGCATCCTCACCGGGAACTGGGTCCGCGTCCCAGCCCGCAGAAGCGGAATCCGATGAGTCGGGTTCCGGTTCCGCGGCTACAGCCCTGGCTCCCCGGATCCTCCCCGCGCCCGCAACCGACGCCGACATCGTCAAACGCCTTCAGCTCGTGCAGGAGGAGATGGACCGCTTCAACATCGCCACCCAGCCGGCCAGCATGCCGGCATCCAGCCCGGCCGAAGAAGCCGCCCGGAAGGCCGATCCGAAATACGCTCTTGCCCAGGTCCTGCGGCAGTACTACACCGAACTGAAGGACTGGCAGAAGACCCGGGCTCGTATCGCCTGGCTGAAGGGTGCGGAGAATCTCGCCAAGCTCTCGGCGGATCTGGATCTGTGGGAGAAGCAGCGGCAGAACTATGTTGCGTTGAATGCCGGTGACATCGGCTACGTCTGGGACTCGCGGGTGGGGGAGATCGAGAAGCGTTGCACCGAGGAAGCCGCCAAACTGCAGGATCTCACGGCTCTCCAGGCCTCGCGCGAACAGCAGTTGCTTTCGCTGGTCAAGCAGAGACCGGAGAACGAGAAAGCCATCAAGGAAACCCTGGATGCCCTGCGGCTGTTTACGGCCGACCTGCCCGCCCAGTTCACCCAGCTCAAAACGGAATCCGAGCGTGAACCGCTGTTGATGCGGAAGCGGGCCCTGGAATGGGAGCACAATCTCCGGCTGTTGCGGGCCGTGGTATTCCCCGATCAGAGCACGGCCGCGGAAGTCGCTCGGCAGCAGGGCGGCGATCGCATCGCCGCCTTGACCAAGTACCTCAGCGCTCTTCGCCAGTACCAGACCCGGCTTTCCGATGTGCGCGCGAAATCGAATGTTGCCTTTGCCAGCGAGCAGTTGGCTCGCCCCGATCTTTCGCCTCACATGAAGATCAACTGGGGAGTCCGGCTCGCGATTGCCCAGACGGTGGCCGACTTCCAGAAGATCGAGGCGACGGTGCGCGAGTTGATCCCGATGGCCGAGATCGACCGCCTGGAACAGCGGATTCAGCGTGGCCAGGCCTATCTCAACCTGACCATGGAGTCGCTGGATCGGCGGAGCGGCGAGAGCATCCTGGATCTGTATCGGCGGGTCAACGTCTACCTGGTTCGGTTCCAGGACAGCTTGAAGAACATGCGGAGTGACCAGGACCGGCTCTATGATCAGATGCGGATGGCCCAGGATCGCCGCGATCAGCTGATGGAGCGGGTCCTGAAGGGGCGGGAAGCCCTGGAGGAGCGGGTCAAGTCACTGAAGCCCGAAGAGGTGGTCAGCGTACGTGAGGCCCAGGCCAATCTGACCGACGACCTGAACGCCGTGCTGAAGACCAAGATTGATCCCCTCATGGCCGAGATGGAGAACCATCGCGACCGTCTCAAGAAGGCCATTCCGATGCTCGACCAGTGTGTGACCCACATCCAGCGGGAGCGGGCGAAGATGTATCGCACCTATCTCCTGGCTCGAGGACGGAGCTTGCTCTGGCCGGATTCGGCGAAGTTGTCGGAGGAGTGGAGGTCGATCCTTAGCCGCGAGGGCAAAACCATCGAGGAGGCGGTGACCAAGCAGCGCGAACTGGTCAGAGAATGGCGCACGGTTACGCGGGCCGGCTGGTGCGGAGCCGCTGCGCTGCTGGTTTTGACCGGCTGCCTGGCGTGGCGTTCCCGCGGCCGCCTGCTCAACTGGTCCCAGCATAAGGAGGAGACGCTTCTGGCCCGCATGGCGGTCCCGGCATCCGAGGGCCATCCTCTCTCGGCGTCGTTTCTAGCCGTCAAGCGATTCGAGGTGCAGGCCGCTCGGGCCCTGGCTCGAACGGCGGCAGCCTGGCCGTTGGCGATCCTGCTGCTGTTCCTGGCGGAAATCAACCTGGGGCGGAATGCGCTCCTGCCGGTTGCCTCCGTCCTGTCGACCGCCTTACTGGCGATCATCGCCTTCGCCACGGTTACCGCCCTGTTTGACGCTCACCGGCCCCAGACTCGGCTTGTTCAGTGCGACGACCGAGTGGCGGCCTATCATCGCCGATGGCTGCGGGTCAGTCTGGTGACCGCCCTTGTGGTGCTGCCTGTTCCGATTCTGCTCCGGGTCTCATCGCTTTTCCCCTTGATCGCCAGCTTGTGGTGGGACGGGTCGGTGCTGTTACTCCTGACCATGCTGTTCATCTACCTCGTTCGCCGGGATTTCTTCTTTCCGCCGAGGACGGCCTCGCCCGATGCCTCCGTATCCTGGCTTCTGCCGCTATATCGTGGTTTATTTCCGCTGGCACCGGCCACGGTAGCCCTGGTGATTGCCGGAATGCTGGCCGGGTATGCCGCTTTCGTGGACTACGTTCTGCTCGGCCTGGGCTTGACGGCGCTGATCCTGCTGGCGACCAGGGTGATCCGTCGATTCCTGGCCGGCTGGTTGGCCGAGGTCGCGTCACCGGAGGCGGAGGGGGTGCGGGCCTCAGCCTGGCAGCGTGTTTGGACGATCCACCCGCTGCTACCGCCGATCATGCAGGTCATGCAACTGGGCGTCCTTCTGCTGGCTCTGGTGGCGGTGCTGGCCGTCTGGGGCATTACTCCTCTGGACGTCAATACGCTCCTGAACTACCCGCTCCTGCAGACCGCCAAGGGCACGATCACGCTGTGGCGGCTGGTGGCGGCGGTTTGCGTGGTGGTGGTGGGCTTGTTCATTTCAAGGACGGTTCGGGCCTTTCTGGAGAGAGAGGTTTTCCCTCAGACCCGGACCGTGGATCGCGGTACGCAGGCGGCCATCATGGCGCTCCTGCACTACTCGATCATTGCCCTTTCCTGCTACGTGGCCCTCAACGTGGCCATGGTCGATCTGGGTGGCCTCACGATCCTTCTCGGGACCCTGGGCCTGGGCCTGGGGCTGGGTCTTCAGCCGTTGTTCGTCAACTTCATCAGCGGCCTCATGATCCTCTTCGAGCGGCAGATCAAGGTCGGCGATCTGGTCGAGGTCAACGGCCAGCCGGGCGAGGTCGTCTCCATCAGCATGCGATCGACCCGGATCAGGAGCTTTGACAACATCGACTTCGTCATACCCAACGGCGATTTCATCACCGGCCAGGTGGTCAACTGGACGTTGAGCGATCCGCGGATGAGGGCCAAGATCGACGTGGGCGTGGCCTACGGCACGGACGTCGAATTGGTACGCAGGCTCCTCCTCGATCTCGCCAACCGCAATCCGTTCGTGCTGGCGGCGCCGGCACCGGAAGTGTGGTTCAAGAACTTCGGCGAGAGCAGTCTCGACTTCGTGCTGGTCTGCTGGTTCGCCGATCCCAAGTCCCGGGGCGTGTTCATGTCCCAGATTCGTTTTGAGATCGATCGTGTCTTCCGCGAGCACCACATCGAGATCCCGTTCCCGCAGCGGTCCATCAGTTTCAGTGGTGGCAGGCCCATTCCGGTGGAGGTGGTCGCGCCTCCGCAGATGGAGTGTGAAGGCCGCGGACCGCCCCCCTCATCTCACGATCCGAGCAATAAGTGA
- a CDS encoding sugar phosphate isomerase/epimerase, producing MKDTPGSQHIAGQWTRRHILGTAAAGAAAWALPAQAFGAAKPKEIPIGVQLYSMRGDCDKDIDAVLQRVAKMGFAGVEFYGNSYFKYNKKAKELRKRLDDLNLKSEGIHAATSALRGDELKNTIEVGKILGSRFIIVPGDSDITHPEKSKALAEVFNKAAEVLKPHGLFCGFHNHTSEFKKEGNKTYWDLFAERTSKDVVLQQDVGHTAAAGVDPVALFRKYPGRSGSTHFAPHADRKQAGKKAIIGQDSIDWKACITACREVGATEWFVIEQESYPEGKSPMECTEMSLAGLKKILADMTK from the coding sequence ATGAAGGATACCCCCGGATCGCAGCACATCGCAGGTCAGTGGACGCGCAGGCACATCCTGGGTACCGCGGCTGCAGGGGCAGCGGCCTGGGCGCTGCCAGCGCAGGCCTTTGGAGCCGCCAAGCCAAAGGAAATCCCGATCGGCGTCCAGCTCTACTCGATGCGCGGAGACTGCGACAAGGACATCGACGCCGTCCTGCAGCGCGTGGCGAAGATGGGGTTCGCCGGAGTTGAGTTCTACGGCAACAGCTACTTCAAGTACAACAAGAAGGCCAAGGAGCTGCGCAAACGGTTGGACGACCTGAATCTCAAGTCCGAGGGCATCCACGCGGCAACGTCGGCCCTGAGAGGCGATGAACTGAAGAACACCATCGAGGTCGGCAAGATCCTCGGTTCCAGGTTCATCATTGTGCCCGGCGACAGCGACATTACCCATCCGGAGAAAAGCAAGGCCTTGGCCGAGGTGTTCAACAAGGCGGCCGAGGTGCTCAAGCCGCACGGTCTCTTCTGTGGCTTCCATAACCACACCAGCGAGTTCAAGAAAGAGGGCAACAAGACCTACTGGGACCTGTTCGCCGAGCGAACCAGCAAGGATGTCGTGCTTCAACAGGACGTCGGGCACACGGCGGCGGCCGGTGTGGACCCGGTGGCCCTGTTCAGAAAGTACCCGGGCCGTTCGGGCTCCACCCATTTCGCCCCCCACGCCGACAGGAAGCAGGCCGGCAAGAAGGCCATCATCGGGCAGGATTCGATCGACTGGAAAGCCTGCATCACCGCCTGCCGCGAAGTCGGCGCGACCGAGTGGTTCGTCATCGAGCAGGAGTCCTACCCCGAGGGCAAATCGCCCATGGAATGCACCGAGATGTCCCTCGCCGGACTGAAGAAGATCCTGGCCGACATGACGAAGTAG